A stretch of DNA from Nonlabens ponticola:
AAACCAACAGTGTCTGTCAATAAAAATGGTAGATTACCTACCACGACTTTACGTACGGTAGTATCTAGCGTTGCAAATAGTTTATTCTCTGCAAACACGTCACTTTTTGAAACCACATTCATGAGCGTACTCTTACCAACATTGGTGTAACCTACTAACGCAACACGCACGAGTTTACCACGATTACCGCGTTGGGTAGCCATTTGCTTATCGATCTTCTTGAGTTTGCCTTTGAGAAGTGTGATGCGATCGCGCACAATACGTCTATCGGTCTCAATCTCTGTCTCACCAGGACCGCGCATACCTATACCACCTTTTTGACGCTCAAGGTGCGTCCATAGTCCAACTAGTCTTGGTAGTAAATATTCGTACTGCGCCAATTCTACCTGAGTGCGTGCATAACTGGTTTGCGCTCGTTGTGCAAAAATGTCCAGGATCAAATAGGTCCTGTCAATGATCTTGACTTCTAGTAATTTTTCAATATTGCGTTGTTGCGCTGGTGATAATTCATCATCAAAAATGACTGTATCAATATCACGAGACTTGATATATCCAGCAACTTCTTCCATCTTACCGCTACCTATAAAGGTTTTAGGATTGGGCTTGGACATCTTCTGGCTAAAACGTTTTTTCACGCTCGCGCCAGCGGTAAAAGCTAGAAACTCTAGCTCATCCATATACTCGTTCAGTTTTTCCTCGTCTTGTTCCTGAGTAATGACACCTATAAGAATGGCGCTCTCATACTCATGATTTTCAATTTCTAGCATATAAAAAAGTGGCTTATTTCAAATATACCCGATATGCCATAAGGCTAGACAGGCTTTGAGATAAGGTTATGAAATTCTAGTGGTCGTGATTATGATCGCCGCTACCATCATGTTGATGATCGTGAGCTGGCTCTACTTCACCTTTGGCCTGTATTTGCGGGAACGCTTCCATTTCTTTTTTGGCGGCAGCAAGAGCCTCATCCGTCATTTTTTTTACATTATTGACCTCTTCAAATTCTTCCTGAAGCAGTTCCATTTTTTCGTTCAAGGCCTCGATAGTAGCTGGAGCGTCCTCGCCATACGGGAACTTTTCAGAATAGTCGCGCATCCATTCCATCATGGACTCGTGTGCGGCGTCAACGTTTTCCTGCACTTCAACTAATTGCTCACGGCTAGAAGCACCATCTGTAATACTGTCCAGTCCAGATTCTAGTACGGTTGTGAGCTCATAGTTAAGCTCCATGAGTTCGCTGGTCTTGGGCATGATATCATCATGAACTTCTAGAGTTTGTTCTTTCAAGTCATTGAATTCCT
This window harbors:
- the hflX gene encoding GTPase HflX translates to MLEIENHEYESAILIGVITQEQDEEKLNEYMDELEFLAFTAGASVKKRFSQKMSKPNPKTFIGSGKMEEVAGYIKSRDIDTVIFDDELSPAQQRNIEKLLEVKIIDRTYLILDIFAQRAQTSYARTQVELAQYEYLLPRLVGLWTHLERQKGGIGMRGPGETEIETDRRIVRDRITLLKGKLKKIDKQMATQRGNRGKLVRVALVGYTNVGKSTLMNVVSKSDVFAENKLFATLDTTVRKVVVGNLPFLLTDTVGFIRKLPTQLVESFKSTLDEVRESDLLLHVVDISHESFEDHIASVNKILDEIDAIDKPTIMVFNKIDQYTPVDYDETDLMIERGMEHYTLDELKKTWMSRSGDDVLFISALEKKNMKAFRKKVYDKVREIHVSRFPYNAFLYPDISEEE